TGATGTAAATGGGTGTTATTATGTCAATTAGGCAGCTGTGTCCTCCACCTCTTGGTAAACAGCTTTGAGTGATAAACTGACTTTGCAGAGAGAGGTACCTTCTTTTCTTCataacagataaaaataaattaccaagGTAGACTAGGCTGTCCAACTGTTCtctggtgaggtggatggaaaaTCCAGGCCTTTTCTTTTGACCTGTTGACTGCAGCAAATGGTCAATTTCGTCACGCAGCACTGCCATAGCTTCTGGGTGCCGTAGAAGGTAATACATCGTCCAGAACATAGTTGGAACAGTGTTTGACACAGAGGCCCAGAGCAAGCCTAAATGATGTGCTGggagaaaataagtgaaaaggAAGATTAATAGCGTTTATTACACTGATTAGATTTGCAGTGTGCTAATTAAAAGATGTTAGGACACAGACCCAGCCAAGGATCAGTGCATGCTAATGAGGACCAATAGGCTTCTGAAGTCTAATTTTCTGCCTAATGAGAATAGTTTAAAATGtaatgtgtgtgtggtgggggaggggaggggggatgagATAAGAGGAGTAAGTGCAGCTCAGTTATACTCTTTCTCATTATCCCCGTTAAGTACCTTGCATTACCAtctcggcaaaaaaaaaaaaaaaaaagaaaaaaaaaatcaattatcatAAAGGGTTGTTTCAGAGTAAAACATTTTATCATTAGCCAATTAGAAAGCATAAAAATTCTCAAGGtcaccattttatctttttatttcaaaggtctattgtaaattattttattttagacaaGTCATCATTCAGAAATTTCTTACCTCCTATTTCAGTGTCCTTGGGCGTATAGTATTTCTCCAGGATATCTTGCCTCGTTTGAACAACTTCTGACCATCCTTGTAACTTAGCTAAGTTTTCTGTTGTCAATTGTTTTATAAGTTTTGTTCGAATAGACTTGATGTTTCCTAGAAGCTCAATGGGTATGCCTGATGCTAAATGTGTGAATTTgccatcaaatttaaaaaaatcatctcttaACTCAGTAATAAATGTTTTCCTATCGCCAGCGAGAACATTTCCATGTATGGCTGTAAATGTCATCTCAAATATTACTGAGCTGCAGAATGTCAACAAATATTCCGTGTCCCAACTTGTGGTTTTTAAGAGTTGTGGTTCAAAAACTTGTTTTACAGCCCGCATTGTGTTTTCCATCAGTGTGTCCAAATGCTTCCCTCGTAAAAGTTGATAGCTAGTATGAATCTTGTCGTTCAGGTCATGATATATCATCATCTTTTTGACAGAAAATACTCTCAATAAGAATTTACTAGTAAACATTTGAaagcttaattttttattttttaccactGACTGGTACTGGAAAGGGTCCAGGATAAATGTTATGTAAtttcctaaaagaaataaatgagaacatgAATTCATGTGgtagtaaaacaaaacaagatatcTGAAATTTGAGAATATCTTAATCAAAATTAGAAAGACCTTAATAACTCacatctcaaaagatgcaaagtacaataaaaatCTATTTGATTCAAAATTCCACtacatatttccttttaaaatggaaGATGGTGGGAAAATGCTAGAAGCTTGAagttaaatattctgaaattcttaatgattttcaaaaagatagattattcttcaaatttttattttaacgaACTACCaagatatttatcttttaaatagtcTCAACATTCATTACTTAAACCCTTCTCATATTTTTCCCCAATAAtacaatcagaaaacaaacaagcaacttAAATTGGTAAGATGCTACTCCTTTACTGATCACTTACACTGCACAAAGAGCTTTTTCATACTTGGTATTTATCTTAGCTTTGATTGGATACAATAATTTTaactcaaataaatgaagacgtGGTACGAAGCAGGTACTCACAAATGAACGTCTAATTCAACACTAACAACAAATCACAAATaccaaagttttcattttatcGATGAGAAAATAGTAGCTCAGGGAGATTTAGTAACACTTCCAAACTCTCCTATTGATTTGTGACCGAAAGAGGATTTCAAAACTAGAACCCATCCAATCACgctttcatccattcattcatgcattcattcaacatttattgacatCCAGATACTCGGTTGGATCTCTTTACTTTTGAGATAAAAGATGTAAAGGAACCACTGTATTGTTATGGACAGTAACAGAGCAGAGGCGGGAACACAGTGTAAGGGCAACAGGAAGTGGAATATGCTTTGGTCTGCCTGGTGTTATCAACAAGGgttctttgaggaggtgacatttggcaTTTTCATATATCAGTCCAGACTTAGGGTActggttaaaaatacagattctttcCTGATTCCTATTCAGAAGGCTTGAAGGTGGGACCTACAAGTCCCTCAAGTGATTCTTATAGGAAGGCACATTGAGTAACAGCGTCATACTGTGGTCTGTCTCTCAAAACTGGCATGGATCTTGGAGATTCCTAgttgcaccctctccagcatttatcagcTAAAGAAAGTCAGGAGAAGCTAAGAGCCAAGATCATGCCGCCATTTTTAGTGGCAGAGCCTAGACAAGAAGACAGTCCCCACACACTGTTCTTTTCCTTACACAGTGCCGACTCCTTCTCACTGGAGGGCTGCTTTAAGACTCCTGCTAATTAGAGGTAATATGTAGGAAGTATTCAATGCTAGCATTAATAAGTCTTCCCTTTCCAAGAACACACATGAAATTTAGATGATCCTACAACTTTAATGCTTATTTGTCTGCTAGAAAACAGTAAATAATTAGACATGAAAGTTTGTCGAATCATCTATACTTAGCTCTTCACCTCAtcgttcctgtgtgtgtgtgtgtgtgtgtgtgtgtgtgtgaagcttTCTTAGATGAACAACTTCTCACTTGTTATTTATGGTAACTCAAACAGCATCACAGAAATTAAATTCAATTTGGTACCAGATTTAGGATAAAGTTTTGAATAATTTTCAACCTAATCCTAGAAACAGgataaatgtttttttgttttacaattttaaaacagAGTTTAAGTTTTTAGTGTACATGAATATACGTGCTataattctttttctaaaaataaatcgTATGACTTGAATTGTATTCACTCTATTTCcccttaatttatttaataaggtGGGCCAGTCTAGGAATGAGGGTAAAGCTAGAAGTGACCTACTATCTATGCTGGTCAGACCCTAAAGCTGTATCGACAAAGTAAACCGgatttccccacccccacccccacccccggagaagaaaaaaaaggaatccattgGATTTGGGCATATTTTATGACACCTGCTTTACCATGGCagcttaattaaataaaattgccaGCATCTGCCTGACAAATAATTGAAAAAAGAGTGAATTCTCTTACTTTGCAAAAGATATAATTTTAGGCAAGGCTGTGCATTTTCACAGGTGGTGATTCATACTTTTCTCCTTTCACCAAACAAAAGGACTTTGCTTATAAATATCTTTACAGAGTTGTTTTAAATTAGTCAGTAAAATTCAGAGAATGTGTAAAAGGCTCAGTCTGTAAAACATAATGTTTagagaatattttgaatttttttcttacctATTTTCTATATTCATCAAAATCGAAGTGGAAAGGCAAAACTGTATTCAGCCATGGCAACAGAAGCCACTGGCTATTGGCCTACTGAAGTAGAGGCTTCGTGTGCTTTACAGTTTTTATCTAGAATTCATCAAAACTACACAtatattccctctctctctctctctctttctctatctcaCCTTGGGGGTAAGGATATGGTAAGAAACTATGAggttaatttcaaataaaaacagtaaaagctAAATGCAGAAAACTGTGTCTGGTTAGCAaccagttttaatatttttttaatgaacagtttGTGGCATacaggttcttttaaaaaatcattactgATTAGTTTAAAGCAATTTGTAGATAAAATTCTCGCTCTTTTCAAGACTCTTTACACTCggaatctgtattttctttttctcattcttattttgattttcttcaacATCAAGGCATTATGCTTTACCGACTCTCTTATCTGAGTAAGATGTGGATTGCTGAGTAAGACCTTTTGATTTTCTGGATTTTACTTTTTGAGTGGGTTTGGAAGTACTAATAACACTGGAGATGCTAGCTGGCTTTCCAACTTTTAATCTTCAGTATAAACAATTTAAGCtaagttttccaaaattaatattaatttaaaccATCTGTCCACCATCTGCTAACGTGAGATGCAAAACCAGAGTTTCTTTGTAATCTTTAATCAGACAGTTAGGAAAACACATAtacattcataaaatgaatttaaatttcttaACAAAGGAAATTTGAAAAGTTATTCTAAAGGCCATGGATTCTTGGAGCAAAAATAACTTTTGTTCCAGTGTGGTTTTATGTAAATGAATGCTAAGTGTCAACAGGCAAGTTGCCTAGTTCATGAAGATCACAAGATAGAAACAATATCCTTTGCTGTGTTTtcagaagggagaagaaagctaTCAGCAGTTGATGTGATATATTGATTTAAAGAATTTCAGAGTCAAAATGAGGCTCacttttgtaaaaaaatatacatatatataaaaccatcCTTTTGAGCAGTAAATCTGAAATGGGGTcaacatttttaatgtattctttaTCAATAATTTCATTGTCTTCCGTTTTTAGGAGCTGGCTGGGCCTTAAGCATTCCTGAATAACCTGCATACGATCATTTACTAACTCAACAGCCTTTTCACTTCCTTcaaaattacttcttttttttttttttttgtggtacacgggcctctcactgtcgtggcctctcccgttgcggagcacaggctccggatgcgcaggctcagcggccatggctcacgggcccagtcgctccgtggcacgtgggatcttcccggaccagggcacgaacccgtgtcccctgcatcggcaggcggattctcaaccactgcgccaccagggaagccccaaattactTCTCTTAGGAAGGTGAACCTGCATGATGCCAAGTATGTcactaaatgttaaaaaaaaaatacgtcATTCACTCTGATGTCTTATACACAAGAAGTTTGACATCTGGATCATTATAACCTGAATTTTGATGCTTGCATTTCAGATATTTGGTGCTGTACAGAAATACATCCAAGAGAATTCAGAACAACTATTTGACTATTTGAAATAGAAATGCCCAGTCAAGAAATATGAGATAAAttggaattttaaagaaatgttccaTAACTATAACCTTTTGATCTCCATGTTTAGCTGGCTCTTCAATAGCCGTTTTTTAAATGTCAAGCTGAAAATATTCATTAGAAGAGTGGACTATGAACCAACTTTTTATTTCATGAGGATGACCACATTATACTCCCCCTCTTATCAGGGAGATTTCGCTCGCTGCTGACAATGATATACAGTGGTGCTTCGCTGGGGTGACATCTAGGGAAAACGACTCCGCTGCACCACCACACAAAACCAATTAGAGAACTATTTTCTGCGACAGGTCACGAATTTACGTGGTTTCTCATGAAAAGATgtaccttttaatttctttattaagaTGACATCCATGTCCCTTGAGACTTCGGGGGATGACAATCATTTGCTCATCACGCAAGAACATACACTCACTGAAATCACATCATGGGACAAAGGTGGGAGACACTGTTCCTCGTTTCACATTTTCCAAATGAGCTATTTTGCAAACTGATCATTAGAACCACATACATTATAAGGATTTTTGACAGGAATTTATTCAAACTCTAGGAAGAAGCTAAAGGGAAGTAGCAGTTCGTATTCAACTATGGTTGTCTACTGTTGAGTTTAAAAAGATAGCCATGGCCAAATTATTTCGACATTAGAAATTCAGCAAGCTTCTCAGTATCTAAGATGAAGATAGCAAGTGaaactggtttttttgtttgtttgttttcttttttcttctttaacatctttattggagtataattgctttacaatgctgtgctagtttctgctttataacaaagtgaatcagctgtacgtatacatatatccccatatctcctccctcttgcatttccctcccaccctccctatcccacccctctaggtggtcacaaagcaccgagctgatctccctgtgctgtgcggctgcttcccactagctatctattttacatttggtagtgtatatatggccatgccactctctcacttcgtcccagcttacccttccccctccccgtgtcctcaagtccattctctacgtctgggtctttattcctgtcctgcccctaggttcttcagaatctttttttttttttttaagattccatatatatgtgttggcatacggtatttgtttttctctttctgacttacttcactctgtatgacagactctaggtccatccacctcattataaataactcagtttcatttctttttatggctgagtaatattccattgtatatacgtgccacatcttctttatccattcatctgtcgatggacacttaggttgtttccatgtcctggctatcgtaaatagagctgcagtgaacgttgtggtacatgactcttattgaatatggtttcctcagggtctatgcccagtagtgggactgctgggtcatcgcatgcttctttagattcttttcccacgtaggttattacagaataatgaGTAGAGTTCGCTgtactacacagtaggtccttgttgattagctattttatatatagtagtgcatatatgttaatcccaaactcctaatttattcccccccAAGAGTGACTTTTTAAAGTGAAGAATACAGTTTTGTATTATGAAACCAAAAGCTCACTCAGAATAGAAGCCCCAGCCATGGCCTTTATTTGTATTATCGTAAGTATTTCATCAGCTCTAAGGTATTGGGAATTtcctcatcaaatatttattgtgagtCAATCAGTGCTGAGCTCTGAACTAAATGTTGGCCGTAAAGAAGTTAGAAAATAATGAAGGGAAATAGACAAGTGAATTAGCAATACACTCACAATTTATTAAATGCCACGACAGAAGTGATACTAGGAGTAATTGGCGCCTGGAGAAGAGGCATCAAACATACCATGGGGAGGGAAATGGTCAGTGAAGGATTTTGGGAGGAAGCGATACGTGACGATGGCCTCAAAAGAAGCATCCAAGTCAGTCATCTTTCAAGGATGACTCAGAAATAGAAGAACAGCATTCTGGCAGAAAGAACCACACAGAAAAAAGAGGCACAAAAGGACATGGTATATGAGGAGGAAATTCCAGCAATTTGGTGTATTAATGGTGCATTAAAGTAGCAAGAGACGGGGCTGGGGAGGTAGGTGGAGCCTAGACCCTGGAGGCCTTCATGAGGACCACCATATACACCACAATGTCTCTGTCTCTAAGACGCatggttttgtttccatttcagttCTTCTGAAATCAGAGAGCATATAGTTACTGTTGGAGGAAACTTGCCAGTTGCCAGCCAAGGGAGTAAGATGCAATGAAACAAATACCACCCATTCATGTGGGAAATTGACCATGCTGACCATTTCATCCAGTTggatcatttttttcctcccaatgACATGGAAATGGTAGCACAAAAGGGAAGTTGCTCTATGTACAAAAGGTTGCTTCGGATACTTGGCAACATAATTACAGTACGAAGAAATTATCTAAATTCTTTAGGAATAGAACATAAAGTTACAAGGACTGTTAGAGAAAGATAAAGGGGGTGGAGCAAAGAAAGAGGCATGTGTAAATGTGACCCAGATAAGGAATGCTCAGCATCGGTGGAAGACCCAGGAGGTACAGTGTCAAGACAGTGGAGGAACAGCGTTTCGAGAAGGAATGAGGGGTCAGCTTTGTGCACCAGACAGAGAAGTCCAGGCAGGTGATGGCCCATGAATGACCTCAGCAAGGCACAAAGCTGGTTACAGCTAGGAGGTCTCTGGGGAGCTAAACAACCGGGGGCAGCAAGGGTAGGTAACTCTCTTTAAAAATCTagatgcaaaagagaaaaaacagaagtgAAAAGTAACTAGAAGGAAAATACAGGAAAGATTAAGCACTGTTAGAAGCTTAGGGTAAGGACCCGAGAGAGAAAATAACGAAAATACATATATGGGAGGGAGAAATAATGAAATGCCAGCCCAGAGGAGGCAGTGAGGGTCATGGGGACAGGTAAGTGGACTGTCTTGAACATTCTCTGAAACTGGAGCAGAGGTGGTAAGGATAATTGTGAAACATTTGACGGATATGTGTGGATCTGAGTTAGAGCATACCTGATGTCTTCAATTTTCTTGGAAAGGAAAGTGAACTGTGTTACAGAGCCCAGTAAGAGATGGAGAGCTAGAACACACTTCCCTGCCCTCCACCTGCACACCTAACTAAAAGTCAGAGGGCAGAGGCGTGTAGATAATCTACTGTGTAGAGATTAGCCCTCTGGGACATGCACGGGGCAGACAAAAGTGAAGAAAAGGAATGCCTAGCCCTGGTGATACGCTGATGTGGAAGACGGTATGGAAACATGGCCACGAATAaacttcttctctctctctacatGGGCTCCTTTGCAACGTGACTCTACCACTCTGCCCAGGAAGAAGTGGAAATCTATTTTCCGAGCCTTGAATCTGGGTTGGCCCGTGACTTGCTCGTACTAAGAGAATGTGCTGGAAGTGAGGTTCTGTAACATGTGAGCCAAGGCCTCAGGAGGCCTTACAGATTCTCCCCTCACCCTCTTGAAATACTAGCTGCCACACAAGGACATCTGCTTGAGGATGAAACATCATGTCGACAGGGAGGCCCGGCCAGCCATGTGATGAGGTCATCTCGGTCCATTTAAGCCCCAGTCAATCAGCCAGATGACTCAAGCCACGCAAGGGACCCGGGCAAGACCAGTTGTTGTTTCAAGGCATTACATTTGGGGGAGGTTTGTTAGGTGGCCAGAGAGAGCTGCTACAGCTGGAGAGCGTGGGCCTTCAAAGAGGATGAGCTGAGCACATTCCAGCTTCTCTCAGCCCAGTGATGTGGGGTTACATAGTGATCCTGCTGTGTGGTTTTTCCTtgttttgtaaacattttattgaagttagaaccataacaaatatatttgttttcaccTGCAGGGTTGTTACTTTATTTACATCTGTGCGAATGAAAGCTGTGGAACATTCCTAGACCCACACTCTGCTCTCTGTGCACTGAACCAtaacaaatacttttaaattaaaaatatattctagatcCATCGTTGTCAGGGGctcaggaggagggggagaggatgaATATGTGGAACACAGGGGATTTTTGAGaccagtgaaactattctgtgtgatactgtAATGGAAGATACATGACATGCTGCATTGGTTAAAACCCAAGGAACTGGACAGTGCAAAGAGTGGGCCCTAGTGTAAaccacagactttaaaaaaaaaataaatttatttatttaatttatttatttttggctgctttgggtcttcgttgctgcgagcggaccttctctagttgcagcgagcgggggctactctctgttgcggtgcgcgggcttctcattgcggtggcttctcgttgcggagcacgggctctaggcccgcgggcttcagcagttgtggcgcacgggcttagttgctccgcggcatgtgggatcttcccggaccagggctcgaacccgtgtcccctgcatcggcaggaggattcttaaccactgccccaccagggaagcccctaaaccaCAGACTTTTAATGTTGTATCCGTACTGGCTCATCAGTTGCAACAAATGTGCCACACTAATATAAGATGTCCATAATAGGGGGAATTAGGATGGGGGGAAGAGGAGATATATGGGAACTGTCTGTACTGTCTGATCAGttttctgtaaacctgaaactgctCTACAAAATCAAGTCCATTAACGTAGTCTAGCTTTTCAAGAAACAATTCTTAAAGGCAAGCTAAACCAAACCAAGCGACAGGTGATACCAGGAGAGTGGGGTTCCCTAGGAACCCTCAAGAGAATtctataatttgttttttaatgtgagGATTACTATACTCAAAAACATAGTATTCTTTTGTAGTAAcctacaaataacacaataatGTACAAATATGCTGTATTTTGCctagagaaaaatataacaacaTTAAAGAACAAGTGAGAAATTATGATACAAGTAAAGAACTTATTGAAGTGCCACTTACCCCCAAGGAAAAGAGTGAAAACATCACCGTACTGCTTTTGAAGAGTAGTCATGAAACCTAGCGGATCTTTTTGTAATTTCAGGGCTTCTCCAAAGTAAGGAAGCCAGCCTTTTATCAATGGAGGTTCACCAGGTctcctatagaaaaaaaaaaaaagagagagaaattaaatcattcttattttaatacCTGTGGGTCATTAATCCAGTCTAGAAGTAGACTGGATGAactgtacagatttttttcagttcttttattcAATGATTCGTATATAATCATAGACATGTATTTATCGAGCCCCTCCAGTGTGTGTGGCTCTGGGGCAGACAGTTCAATTTACAATTTTTGGTGAGCAACTTTTGTGAGAAATAGTGTCTTGTGAGGCCCAAATGGTTGGCCGAAATGACAGACGCACTCAGTAAACGGTTTGTGTTTGAGCGCTCTTGCTGTGCTCTGGGGGTTAGATGTCAGGTAGTTTAGTTGCCAAAGTAAAGCTCTTTGTTATCAGATTTCAACTAGACTGGAATTACATAATTACAAGAGGGGAGATTATTAATCTTGAAGAATCTTTTATGCTGTTTAGAACAATAAGAACTTCAACATTATTTCCATGAAGGGtgttttgttatattcttttATGTAGATTTTTATTCAAACTACCAATAAATAGGAATATTTGTCAAATTTTACAAGATAACTTTTTTAACATATGAAGTGTGTTCAGTGAAACACTGAAATGCTGTCAATTAAAAaccaactttcttcttttttgaccTATAATCCTAGCAAAACTGGACTTCCAAATTTCttccttgggacttccccggtggcgcagtggttaagaatccgcctgccaaggcaggggacacgggtttgagccctggtccgggaagatcccacatgccgcagagcagctaagcccgtgcgccacaactactgagcctgcgctctagagcccgtgctccgcaacaagagaagccaccgcattgagaagcctgtgcaccgcaaccaagagtagcccccgcttgccagaGCTAGaaaaagcctgagtgcagcaacgaagacccaacgcagccaaaaaataaaataaaataaaatatttcttcctaGTCATTTATTTGGTGAACTCAATctgatttaaagttttaaaaaaagatccaaaGCCATTTTATCCTAGAAGGGATTAAAACAAATATTCAAGAGAACTCTGATGATTCTCTATCCCATCTGTGGGATAGAGGACATAGGACAACCCATTTTGATTAATCACAAGATATTACAAGCTTAGATCTAATCAAAGATCAAGATTATGTTCATACTCAGCATAGAATTCTATGTAGCTAGATTAACCCTATCAGAAGCTTTTATTTTCCCACAACCCAACATGGTAGaattaaagttaaaagaaaaaaaaagaaatatcagatttttcaggggaaaaataaacggaaacaaaataaaaccaaggtGTGATAGAAATAAAGTTAATCAGTATCAAaactttgctttctgtttttagaGGACAGTTTACCTTTAtactaatttataaaatatatgctgTTGTTTAAATACATATACTTAGAATAGGAAGACAGGAAACATCGCATAGAAACGTGCATCTCCTtcttcaccccaccccccatgaTTCTCTTGAATGCAACTTGAGCAATGAAATCTTGCTTTTTTGAGAAATATAAAAGTGTACCAAGAAAATACTATAACAGTTAATTTTATGTCCAAAGATTAATAAACGAGCAAAGACTGCACATATGACTGGAGAGTAGATCCCCAGCCATAGCATGTAGGCTCTGCACCAATGACTCTTCCAAAATCTGCAAGAGATCTAGTTCACAAAATTTCCTTTCAAGATGTGAACTCTCTTCTGTGGCCTACTTTTACTCTGTTTCGTTTAATGTTACTTGAATGTTGCACTGTGGCAAAGATTTTGAAAGGCTTTTtgttatatcattatttttttttttgcggtacgtgggcctctcactgttgtggcctctcccgttgcggagcacaggctccggacgcgcaggcgcagcggccatggctcacgggcccagccgctccgcggcacgtgggatcttcccggaccggggcacgaacccgcgtcccctgcatcggcaggcggactctcaaccactgcaccaccagggaagccctgtcatatcATTATTTAATGCAACTAATTTCACCCTCTGTCATGCGGTCCAAACCTGTGTTCTTCACGGGGTTTCCGAGCGGGTAAAAGACGGAGCTCAGAAATCCAGGGGAATATGAACTTAACATTCAAAGTGAGGGAAACACATCAGGAAACCATTTTATTGTTACAAAGATGAAAGGGTCATCATTCCTTTCAGCTGTGCTCATTCTGGCAGAAATAAGCCTCAAACTATTAAACGCCATGTCACAACTGtgcatattttcaggaaaaaatatagtGCTAGTTCAACTTACGACCCATCGAAGACAGATAACAGAAATCTGTCTTCATCAGtgtatttgtaaaaattatttaggGAGGAAAGACATCACCATAATGGTCCAGAAAGGCCTGCTGACACCTGGCACAGCACAAATGCTGCTATTTGTCTCTCTCATGCTCTGtgactttgaaaatgaaataCCGGCTGCTCACTGCTGAGCGAAGGGATGGTATGCTTGACGCTTATTGGTGATGCTCCAGTTCCAAAGATTAAGAGCAGCAGGTCAGGAAACAATGGAGGGTAACTAAAAAACTCCCCCCAAATCAATGGTCCATATCCCTCTCGTTCCCACTCAAACAATATACACTTCCTCAAATATCCTCCTTACTATTTAACAGACCACAAGGACATATCTTGTAAATTATACAAATTAAAGCTTACAAAGGTTCTCAATGATTAAACCCATGTTCTATGCATAGACCACTGCATCACTGCTCGCAAGGTCTTCTTTACAAGTTGTAGGACACATCTTAAAGTTTATGCAAAGTGTCAAGTACAGTCCAAACTTATCTGGAAGCAGAAAGTGGAGAagaatctaaatatataaaatagctataaaatataaaagacattttagaCATTTTCCTTTGGTGAAAAAGAAGCACACAAAATTTAAGAGAGGACCAACACAGAATACTTGGTTTCTAATGATACATGAAGTT
This genomic window from Kogia breviceps isolate mKogBre1 chromosome 17, mKogBre1 haplotype 1, whole genome shotgun sequence contains:
- the CYP7B1 gene encoding cytochrome P450 7B1 isoform X1 produces the protein MTTLQKQYGDVFTLFLGGNYITFILDPFQYQSVVKNKKLSFQMFTSKFLLRVFSVKKMMIYHDLNDKIHTSYQLLRGKHLDTLMENTMRAVKQVFEPQLLKTTSWDTEYLLTFCSSVIFEMTFTAIHGNVLAGDRKTFITELRDDFFKFDGKFTHLASGIPIELLGNIKSIRTKLIKQLTTENLAKLQGWSEVVQTRQDILEKYYTPKDTEIGAHHLGLLWASVSNTVPTMFWTMYYLLRHPEAMAVLRDEIDHLLQSTGQKKRPGFSIHLTREQLDSLVYLESTILEVLRLCSFSGIFRVVQEDLTLHLESQDCCLRKGDFIGIFPPVLHYDPEIFEAPEEFRFDRFTESGKKKNTFFKRGKKLKYYHMPFGFGVSKCPGRFLAIIEIKQLLVVILTHFDLEIIDDKPLELNYNRFLFGIQYPDSDVLFRYKVKS
- the CYP7B1 gene encoding cytochrome P450 7B1 isoform X2, which codes for MGSFSPEPWLPRPVSPLGLVLAAALLLLVLCLRARRTRRPGEPPLIKGWLPYFGEALKLQKDPLGFMTTLQKQYGDVFTLFLGGNYITFILDPFQYQSVVKNKKLSFQMFTSKFLLRVFSVKKMMIYHDLNDKIHTSYQLLRGKHLDTLMENTMRAVKQVFEPQLLKTTSWDTEYLLTFCSSVIFEMTFTAIHGNVLAGDRKTFITELRDDFFKFDGKFTHLASGIPIELLGNIKSIRTKLIKQLTTENLAKLQGWSEVVQTRQDILEKYYTPKDTEIGAHHLGLLWASVSNTVPTMFWTMYYLLRHPEAMAVLRDEIDHLLQSTGQKKRPGFSIHLTREQLDSLVYLESTILEVLRLCSFSGIFRVVQEDLTLHLESQDCCLRKGDFIGIFPPVLHYDPEIFEAPEEFRFDRFTESGKKKNTFFKRGKKLKYYHMPFGFGVSKCPGRFLAIIEIKQLLVVILTHFDLEIIDDKPLELNYNRFLFGIQYPDSDVLFRYKVKS